A single Pogoniulus pusillus isolate bPogPus1 chromosome 27, bPogPus1.pri, whole genome shotgun sequence DNA region contains:
- the KIAA0753 gene encoding protein moonraker isoform X1 gives MGPSKPAVSDGPFAFTSHLHRNEAKALQTQLQFNRNVPAAPENLALRFSKPPPIIIEKLKASHGQRNLSGTKEPSIRSSSMFSVVSEERLKLAVQLAKRDIKRRHLEEQVKQQVFGGAVNKSLLAQKLQQQKSEAFENPESKNALKSQPCMKYQQKLSQPSKVETTSSGAKVYLYTPNGGKLIPAALDSSPTHDTKQDPKPNRNRQEDKNMQEVRQLHKELRSYVQKIEELTKKGREREILDPDEEQRVCARREKQAARSARMLYVLQQQVKEIQDDLEKLSAHKIKHTKKSRAVSRLAAAHRGAVRALHSFANHFADQAEQQVPAHYRELGSLIRQLSLCSAKLEGDSSISDIIIDILLQVEDLESLLEKKQTPKKVKKCIAASQGKSPSNTETLPDRKQPPSPKAEHKPLTLKGQQRQEPRKPAAARSLLPAVQKSNSCAHVLHNEFPEGKDPPTPESKGPPCSTLPGSKDALVRAGKRDPSLDGGPLKKKGMSSSAKSQGVLKALKSPQPRRAQPRGRQARFQEPTIAFQLKETQRPAKESRVPCVPPRPAPPPVAPQRSQNASPAKCADKVGMAAQDHLEPPADRTQQVTANADVLSEKLLDGLLEGTAEELWSTEEPERLQTEALPVADAHNLEAMLQRVEEIESYQEAVRRRFTRIVYSDLQAWDQGDQTEQQMASMAKRPASPHPIQLTKLNGHTEPAMDILLGKPFDGNDIDENKEAEENLQTGNEIFQPRTRNSLQEECCVALSVPKAMLQSISDYNSRYKQHLKLICHEAVGSFDPWQIAESLAEQLTEEALCDVAAELQDVCEDYAEAVFTSEFLQPAQ, from the exons ATGGGACCAAGCAAGCCAGCTGTGTCTGATGGTCCGTTTGCATTCACTAGCCACCTGCACAGGAATGAAGCAAAGGCTTTGCAGACACAG TTGCAGTTCAATAGAAACgtccctgcagctccagagaaCTTGGCTCTCAGATTCTCAAAACCCCCTCCAATTATAATAGAAAAACTGAAAGCATCCCATGGGCAGAGAAACCTGAGTGGGACTAAAGAGCCCAGCATAAGGAGCTCGAGCATGTTTTCAGTGGtatctgaggagaggctgaaattGGCTGTTCAGCTAGCCAAAAGGGACATAAAACGAAGACATCTCGAAGAGCAGGTGAAACAGCAAGTTTTTGGAGGGGCAGTCAACAAATCATTGTTGGCCCAGAAGTTACAACAGCAGAAGAGTGAAGCATTTGAAAATCCAGAAAGTAAAAATGCTCTGAAGTCTCAACCTTGCATGAAATACCAGCAGAAGCTCAGTCAGCCTTCCAAAGTGGAGACAACCAGCTCTGGAGCTAAGGTTTACCTCTACACACCGAATGGAGGAAAGCTAATACCAGCTGCTTTGGATTCTTCACCCACCCATGACACAAAGCAGGACCCCAAGCcaaacagaaacagacaagaagACAAAAATATGCAGGAAGTCCGACAGCTACATAAGGAATTGAGGAGCTATGTCCAGAAAATTGAAGAACTGACCAAAAAAG ggagagagagagaaatcctAGATCCTGATGAAGAGCAACGGGTTTGTGCTAGAAGAGAGAAGCAAGCTGCACGATCAGCACGGATGCTCTAtgttctccagcagcag GTAAAAGAAATTCAGGATGATTTAGAGAAACTGAGTGCTCATAAAATCAAACATACTAAAAAG TCTCGAGCAGTCTCCAGGttggcagcagcacacagaggagcCGTAAGAGCCTTGCACAGCTTTGCCAATCACTTTGCAgaccaagcagagcagcaggttcCTGCCCACTACAGGGAGCTGGGCAGTCTCATTCGACAGCTGTCTCTTTGTTCTGCCAAACTGGAAGGGGATTCTTCCATTTCTGATATCATCATAGATATTTTGCTTCAAGTtgag GATCTGGAGTCACTGCTGGAGAAGAAACAAACACCCAAAAAGGTGAAGAAATGTATTGCAGCATCTCAGGGCAAATCTCCAAGTAACACTGAGACGTTGCCAGACAGAAAGCAGCCTCCATCTCCAAAAGCAGAACACAAACCTCTCACCTTAAAGGGACAGCAAAGACAAGAGCCTAGAaaacctgcagctgccaggagtcTCTTGCCTG CAGTTCAGAAGTCAAACAGTTGTGCTCATGTGTTGCACAATGAATTCCCAGAAGGAAAGGACCCCCCTACTCCAGAGAGCAAAGGACCCCCCTGCTCCACTTTACCAGGAAGCAAAGATGCATTGGTGAGAGCTGGAAAAAGGGACCCTAGCCTTGATGGTGGCcctttgaagaagaaagggaTGTCCTCATCTGCTAAGTCACAG GGAGTGCTGAAGGCTCTGAAGTCTCCTCAGCCACGGCGGGCACAGCCTCGCGGGAGGCAGGCGCGGTTCCAGGAGCCCACCATAGCCTTCCAGCTGAAGGAGACCCAGCGGCCTGCTAAGGAGAGCAGAGTGCCCTGTGTGCCCCCACGCCCTGCACCTCCACCCGTGGCACCCCAGAG GTCACAAAATGCTTCCCCAGCCAAGTGTGCAGACAAAGTTGGGATGGCAGCACAGGACCACTTAGAACCTCCAGCAGACAGGACACAG CAGGTCACAGCAAATGCAGATGTTCTGAGTGAAAAGCTCTTGGATGGTCTTTTGGAAGGTactgctgaggagctgtggagtacagaggagcctgagagacTCCAGACCGAGGCTCTGCCTGTTGCTGATGCTCACAATCTGGAGGCAATGTtgcaaagagtggaagaaattgAA AGCTACCAGGAGGCTGTGCGCAGGAGGTTCACCCGCATCGTCTACAGCGATCTGCAGGCCTGGGACCAGGGGGACCAAACAG AACAACAGATGGCATCAATGGCTAAAAGACCTGCATCTCCTCATCCAATTCAGCTAACCAAATTAAATGGACACACAGAGCCAGCAATGGACATTTTGTTGGGGAAGCCTTTTGATGGCAA TGATATTGATGAAAACAAagaagcagaggagaacctGCAGACTGGAAATGAGATTTTTCAGCCCAGGACTCGGAATTCCCTGCAGGAAGAGTGCTGTGTGGCTCTCTCTGTGCCCAAGGCCAtgctccagagcatctctgACTACAATAGCAGATACAAGCAACACTTGAAACTTATTTGCCACGAGGCTGTTGGGAGTTTTGATCCATGGCAGATTGCTGAGAG tCTTGCAGAGCAGCTGACAGAGGAAGCCCTCTGTGacgtggcagcagagctgcaggatgtTTGTGAGGATTATGCAGAAGCTGTGTTCACGTCAGAGTTCTTGCAGCCAGCACAGTAA
- the KIAA0753 gene encoding protein moonraker isoform X2, whose product MGPSKPAVSDGPFAFTSHLHRNEAKALQTQLQFNRNVPAAPENLALRFSKPPPIIIEKLKASHGQRNLSGTKEPSIRSSSMFSVVSEERLKLAVQLAKRDIKRRHLEEQVKQQVFGGAVNKSLLAQKLQQQKSEAFENPESKNALKSQPCMKYQQKLSQPSKVETTSSGAKVYLYTPNGGKLIPAALDSSPTHDTKQDPKPNRNRQEDKNMQEVRQLHKELRSYVQKIEELTKKGREREILDPDEEQRVCARREKQAARSARMLYVLQQQVKEIQDDLEKLSAHKIKHTKKSRAVSRLAAAHRGAVRALHSFANHFADQAEQQVPAHYRELGSLIRQLSLCSAKLEGDSSISDIIIDILLQVEDLESLLEKKQTPKKVKKCIAASQGKSPSNTETLPDRKQPPSPKAEHKPLTLKGQQRQEPRKPAAARSLLPVQKSNSCAHVLHNEFPEGKDPPTPESKGPPCSTLPGSKDALVRAGKRDPSLDGGPLKKKGMSSSAKSQGVLKALKSPQPRRAQPRGRQARFQEPTIAFQLKETQRPAKESRVPCVPPRPAPPPVAPQRSQNASPAKCADKVGMAAQDHLEPPADRTQQVTANADVLSEKLLDGLLEGTAEELWSTEEPERLQTEALPVADAHNLEAMLQRVEEIESYQEAVRRRFTRIVYSDLQAWDQGDQTEQQMASMAKRPASPHPIQLTKLNGHTEPAMDILLGKPFDGNDIDENKEAEENLQTGNEIFQPRTRNSLQEECCVALSVPKAMLQSISDYNSRYKQHLKLICHEAVGSFDPWQIAESLAEQLTEEALCDVAAELQDVCEDYAEAVFTSEFLQPAQ is encoded by the exons ATGGGACCAAGCAAGCCAGCTGTGTCTGATGGTCCGTTTGCATTCACTAGCCACCTGCACAGGAATGAAGCAAAGGCTTTGCAGACACAG TTGCAGTTCAATAGAAACgtccctgcagctccagagaaCTTGGCTCTCAGATTCTCAAAACCCCCTCCAATTATAATAGAAAAACTGAAAGCATCCCATGGGCAGAGAAACCTGAGTGGGACTAAAGAGCCCAGCATAAGGAGCTCGAGCATGTTTTCAGTGGtatctgaggagaggctgaaattGGCTGTTCAGCTAGCCAAAAGGGACATAAAACGAAGACATCTCGAAGAGCAGGTGAAACAGCAAGTTTTTGGAGGGGCAGTCAACAAATCATTGTTGGCCCAGAAGTTACAACAGCAGAAGAGTGAAGCATTTGAAAATCCAGAAAGTAAAAATGCTCTGAAGTCTCAACCTTGCATGAAATACCAGCAGAAGCTCAGTCAGCCTTCCAAAGTGGAGACAACCAGCTCTGGAGCTAAGGTTTACCTCTACACACCGAATGGAGGAAAGCTAATACCAGCTGCTTTGGATTCTTCACCCACCCATGACACAAAGCAGGACCCCAAGCcaaacagaaacagacaagaagACAAAAATATGCAGGAAGTCCGACAGCTACATAAGGAATTGAGGAGCTATGTCCAGAAAATTGAAGAACTGACCAAAAAAG ggagagagagagaaatcctAGATCCTGATGAAGAGCAACGGGTTTGTGCTAGAAGAGAGAAGCAAGCTGCACGATCAGCACGGATGCTCTAtgttctccagcagcag GTAAAAGAAATTCAGGATGATTTAGAGAAACTGAGTGCTCATAAAATCAAACATACTAAAAAG TCTCGAGCAGTCTCCAGGttggcagcagcacacagaggagcCGTAAGAGCCTTGCACAGCTTTGCCAATCACTTTGCAgaccaagcagagcagcaggttcCTGCCCACTACAGGGAGCTGGGCAGTCTCATTCGACAGCTGTCTCTTTGTTCTGCCAAACTGGAAGGGGATTCTTCCATTTCTGATATCATCATAGATATTTTGCTTCAAGTtgag GATCTGGAGTCACTGCTGGAGAAGAAACAAACACCCAAAAAGGTGAAGAAATGTATTGCAGCATCTCAGGGCAAATCTCCAAGTAACACTGAGACGTTGCCAGACAGAAAGCAGCCTCCATCTCCAAAAGCAGAACACAAACCTCTCACCTTAAAGGGACAGCAAAGACAAGAGCCTAGAaaacctgcagctgccaggagtcTCTTGCCTG TTCAGAAGTCAAACAGTTGTGCTCATGTGTTGCACAATGAATTCCCAGAAGGAAAGGACCCCCCTACTCCAGAGAGCAAAGGACCCCCCTGCTCCACTTTACCAGGAAGCAAAGATGCATTGGTGAGAGCTGGAAAAAGGGACCCTAGCCTTGATGGTGGCcctttgaagaagaaagggaTGTCCTCATCTGCTAAGTCACAG GGAGTGCTGAAGGCTCTGAAGTCTCCTCAGCCACGGCGGGCACAGCCTCGCGGGAGGCAGGCGCGGTTCCAGGAGCCCACCATAGCCTTCCAGCTGAAGGAGACCCAGCGGCCTGCTAAGGAGAGCAGAGTGCCCTGTGTGCCCCCACGCCCTGCACCTCCACCCGTGGCACCCCAGAG GTCACAAAATGCTTCCCCAGCCAAGTGTGCAGACAAAGTTGGGATGGCAGCACAGGACCACTTAGAACCTCCAGCAGACAGGACACAG CAGGTCACAGCAAATGCAGATGTTCTGAGTGAAAAGCTCTTGGATGGTCTTTTGGAAGGTactgctgaggagctgtggagtacagaggagcctgagagacTCCAGACCGAGGCTCTGCCTGTTGCTGATGCTCACAATCTGGAGGCAATGTtgcaaagagtggaagaaattgAA AGCTACCAGGAGGCTGTGCGCAGGAGGTTCACCCGCATCGTCTACAGCGATCTGCAGGCCTGGGACCAGGGGGACCAAACAG AACAACAGATGGCATCAATGGCTAAAAGACCTGCATCTCCTCATCCAATTCAGCTAACCAAATTAAATGGACACACAGAGCCAGCAATGGACATTTTGTTGGGGAAGCCTTTTGATGGCAA TGATATTGATGAAAACAAagaagcagaggagaacctGCAGACTGGAAATGAGATTTTTCAGCCCAGGACTCGGAATTCCCTGCAGGAAGAGTGCTGTGTGGCTCTCTCTGTGCCCAAGGCCAtgctccagagcatctctgACTACAATAGCAGATACAAGCAACACTTGAAACTTATTTGCCACGAGGCTGTTGGGAGTTTTGATCCATGGCAGATTGCTGAGAG tCTTGCAGAGCAGCTGACAGAGGAAGCCCTCTGTGacgtggcagcagagctgcaggatgtTTGTGAGGATTATGCAGAAGCTGTGTTCACGTCAGAGTTCTTGCAGCCAGCACAGTAA
- the TXNDC17 gene encoding thioredoxin domain-containing protein 17 yields MGWEEKQVRGYAEFVRTAQSYHGRPIFALFCGDKDAEGRSWCPDCVTAEPVVRKELHNMPDGSVFIYCLVGDRAYWKDPNNEFRKNLKLTGVPTLLKYGTPQKLVEEECFKAELVRMLFTED; encoded by the exons atgggctgggaggagaagcaggtCCGCGGGTACGCCGAGTTCGTGCGGACGGCGCAGAGCTACCACGGCCGGCCCATCTTCGCGCTCTTCTGCGGCGACAAGGACGCCgagggcaggagctggtgcCCGGACTGCGTGACGG CTGAACCAGTTGTAAGGAAAGAGCTTCATAACATGCCTGATGGATCTGTATTCATCTACTGCCTAGTAGGAGACAGAGCCTA CTGGAAAGATCCCAACAATGAATTCAGGAAGAATCTGAAACTAACAGGAGTGCCTACACTACTTAAATACGGAACA CCTCAGAAGCTGGTTGAAGAAGAATGTTTTAAAGCAGAGCTTGTGCGAATGTTGTTTACTGAAGACTAA
- the MED31 gene encoding mediator of RNA polymerase II transcription subunit 31 codes for METDDTGNRLRFQLELEFVQCLANPNYLNFLAQRGYFKDKAFVNYLKYLLYWKEPEYAKYLKYPQCLHMLELLQYEHFRKELVNAQCAKFIDEQQILHWQHYSRKRMRLQQALAEQQQQNNTSVK; via the exons ATGGAGACAG ATGATACCGGAAACCGGCTCCGCTTCCAGCTGGAGTTAGAGTTTGTGCAGTGCCTGGCAAATCCCAATTACCTCAACT TTCTCGCACAAAGAGGCTACTTCAAAGACAAAGCTTTTGTAAATTATCTGAAGTATTTGCTTTATTGGAAGGAGCCTGAATATGCTAAATATCTGAA GTATCCTCAGTGTCTGCacatgctggagctgctccagtaTGAGCATTTCCGCAAAGAACTGGTAAATGCACAGTGTGCTAAGTTCATTGATGAGCAGCAGATCCTTCACTGGCAGCACTACTCACGGAAGAGAATGCGCCTCCAGCAAGcacttgcagagcagcagcaacaaaacaacacCTCTGTAAAATGA